A single genomic interval of Stenotrophomonas sp. ZAC14D1_NAIMI4_1 harbors:
- a CDS encoding peroxiredoxin: MTIHVGDRIPEVTLKRIREGIETLDTQALFEGRKVVLFAVPGAFTPTCSARHLPGFVEKFAAFRQRGIDVYCLAVNDPFVMKAWAADQHVPEGLLMLSDGNAELTRALGLELDASASGMGIRSRRYALYVDDGVVRAAWIEEPGQFEVSSADYVLEHLPT; encoded by the coding sequence ATGACGATCCACGTTGGCGACCGCATCCCGGAAGTGACACTCAAGCGTATCCGCGAGGGCATCGAAACGCTGGACACCCAGGCGCTGTTCGAAGGACGCAAGGTCGTCCTGTTCGCCGTGCCCGGGGCCTTCACTCCCACCTGCTCGGCCCGTCACCTGCCTGGCTTCGTCGAGAAGTTCGCGGCGTTCCGCCAGCGTGGCATCGATGTGTACTGCCTGGCGGTCAACGACCCGTTCGTGATGAAGGCGTGGGCCGCCGACCAGCACGTGCCCGAGGGCCTGTTGATGCTCTCCGACGGCAACGCCGAACTGACCCGTGCGCTGGGCCTGGAGCTGGATGCCAGCGCCTCGGGCATGGGCATCCGTTCGCGCCGTTACGCCCTGTACGTCGATGACGGCGTGGTCCGCGCCGCCTGGATCGAGGAACCCGGCCAGTTCGAGGTGTCCTCGGCCGACTACGTGCTGGAGCACCTTCCCACCTGA
- a CDS encoding ferritin-like domain-containing protein — MSNKPAKASKPAAKPSAQVPGISDRTTLRERARRNIEDGAITDSYSAERKVVIKLLNDALATEYVCVLRYYRHYFMAKGMLADAVKAEFLEHAQQEQAHAGKLAERIVQLGGEPDFNPDTLTARSHAEYKEGSDLRDMVRENLVAERIAIDSYREMINFIGDRDTTTKRILEEILAQEEEHADEFADLLDGWIGE, encoded by the coding sequence ATGTCCAACAAGCCAGCCAAAGCCAGCAAGCCCGCCGCCAAGCCCAGCGCCCAGGTGCCCGGCATCAGTGACCGTACGACCCTGCGCGAACGCGCCCGCCGCAACATCGAGGACGGTGCGATCACCGACAGTTACAGCGCCGAGCGCAAGGTGGTGATCAAGCTGCTCAACGATGCCCTCGCTACCGAGTACGTGTGCGTGCTTCGCTATTACCGGCACTACTTCATGGCCAAGGGCATGCTGGCCGATGCGGTCAAGGCCGAGTTCCTCGAACACGCGCAGCAGGAACAGGCCCATGCCGGCAAGCTGGCCGAGCGCATCGTGCAGCTCGGCGGCGAGCCGGATTTCAATCCTGACACCCTGACCGCGCGCTCGCATGCCGAGTACAAGGAAGGCAGCGACCTGCGCGACATGGTGCGCGAGAACCTGGTGGCCGAGCGCATTGCCATCGACAGCTACCGCGAGATGATCAACTTCATCGGCGACCGCGATACCACCACCAAGCGCATCCTAGAGGAAATCCTGGCGCAGGAGGAGGAACACGCCGACGAGTTTGCCGACCTGCTGGACGGGTGGATCGGGGAATGA